One segment of Triticum aestivum cultivar Chinese Spring chromosome 2A, IWGSC CS RefSeq v2.1, whole genome shotgun sequence DNA contains the following:
- the LOC123184221 gene encoding uncharacterized protein, with protein sequence MAPSKGERRGGDPAEGEDEDSASVGRCARSGGICPTRRHADDEARSAARTPAARAPGEGGSRTLERRVVPGEMRGKGAAADVVQEALPTCGCHIERYRHHDAVPRRRPVRVDDGEGTSAAGAEEAVRTCGSYTDTPPRRPTPVSASTALGIKGGRGGRGLKNKRDEMPVEVSRGGVHSDGFEESVARCGFRNPSLVRRCATPPRRDSTRCAQMGACIPVAVGRGRGHKDTHDDYYGTSRPRAAELHAPTADLRAEMYDTGSIEGPPGSFTVNNVQVFAGYVLHTGSFLEGPDSKTLSVGDEVKYKEVIGDRIDQKGPIALPEKLIFDFSHGKPVQPEDLQKIESIVKQRIEAELELSAQEIKLANPKSVNGLRAVFGEIYPDPVRVVSIGRKLEDVLANPESKEWLSDINEASKLDGATLEKKIGSINNTLDAAAIPAARKADLKGNVSKLEDQLREAKKKTGKENVQKAAKTDIDAAEAAVSKEKLFCVTHAGVRLDTTAAREAVVKPMDRFKDADKKQLGTIGEEVKQLAQRARDNREANNSSSTSASIKKSAKNTVQILVKFCGATIPVQENLDILSANMLIDHVCRCAGVSLTDLYSTFCGRILEPNKVLSYYQLQKDSMVYINPRLRGGSAGRKNWDDVIITLNVYHGVALPWDLLLPCQSPAMKVWYLDHPLQVRCQKVLIYLGRKHYVGICFGGFTSKQIFFDADGNAHIDAAPQEYSQELALLDYGAVSGIFDDALEAGINKYPTYFYNLISFLSNCPAVDFRSKAVIAFVTNHPSLLTYSRRIQITAVLDMLLTRLSKDDSEALINMLENFSWGSRLDKVPAMYHTYYFHWWYARDGSICTPYKDNGVSLLKFSNNFFKHHNGFSLEERDAAFALATKHKNYLAQLLFSILITFKDPNKPCPPSVQAFIDEVIVMLGDHTVDCEIAQT encoded by the exons ATGGCGCCGTCCAAGGgggagcggcggggcggcgacccGGCCGAGGGGGAGGACGAGGATTCGGCCAGCGTCGGCCGCTGCGCCAGATCCGGCGGCATCTGCCCGACCCGGCGCCACGCGGATGACGAGGCCAGGTCAGCCGCTCGTACACCTGCGGCGAGGGCGCCGGGCGAGGGCGGGAGCCGGACGCTTGAGAGGCGCGTCGTGCCGGGGGAGATGCGCGGCAAGGGCGCGGCCGCCGATGTCGTCCAGGAGGCGTTGCCGACGTGCGGGTGCCACATCGAGCGCTACCGTCACCACGATGCGGTTCCCCGTCGACGCCCTGTACGGGTCGACGACGGCGAGGGCACGTCCGCGGCCGGCGCCGAGGAGGCCGTGCGGACGTGCGGGAGCTACACCGACACCCCGCCCCGACGCCCTACACCGGTCAGCGCGTCGACGGCTCTCGGCATCAAGGGCGGCCGCGGAGGGCGGGGCCTGAAGAACAAGCGCGACGAGATGCCCGTGGAGGTGAGCCGCGGCGGAGTGCACTCGGACGGCTTCGAAGAGTCGGTCGCGCGGTGCGGCTTCCGAAACCCGAGCCTGGTGCGGCGGTGCGCCACGCCGCCACGGAGGGACTCGACGCGGTGCGCGCAGATGGGGGCCTGCATTCCGGTGGCAGTTGGACGGGGTCGCGGCCACAAGGACACCCACGACGACTACTACGGCACCTCGAGGCCACGGGCTGCGGAGCTCCATGCCCCCACTGCAGATCTGCGCGCAGAG ATGTATGACACCGGGAGTATCGAGGGGCCACCTGGATCTTTCACTGTGAACAATGTCCAAGTGTTTGCTGGCTATGTCCTGCATACCGGTTCATTTCTGGAAGGGCCTGACTCCAAGACATTGTCTGTTGGCGATGAAGTGAAATACAAG GAAGTAATTGGTGACCGTATTGACCAGAAAGGTCCCATTGCTCTTCCAGAGAAGCTGATATTTGATTTCTCCCATG GGAAACCTGTCCAACCAGAAGATTTGCAAAAAATTGAGTCTATAGTGAAGCAGCGAATAGAGGCTGAGCTGGAGCTATCTGCACAAGAAATAAAATTAGCCAATCCGAAGAGCGTGAATGGTCTTCGAGCTGTGTTTGGTGAA ATCTACCCTGATCCTGTAAGAGTTGTATCGATTGGTCGCAAACTGGAAGATGTGCTTGCCAACCCTGAAAGCAAAGAATGGTTATCTGATATCAATGAAGCAAGTAAACTGGACGGAGCAACATTGGAAAAG AAAATTGGATCGATCAATAATACACTGGATGCAGCTGCTATCCCAGCTGCAAGAAAAGCTGATCTAAAAGGCAATGTCTCAAAGTTGGAG GATCAACTAAGGGAGGCGAAGAAGAAAACGGGCAAAGAAAATGTCCAAAAGGCTGCCAAGACTGACATAGATGCTGCAGAAGCTGCTGTTTCTAAAGAAAAACTCTTCTGTGTTACTCATGCTGGTGTGCGTCTTGATACCACTGCTGCCCGGGAAGCAGTTGTCAAACCCATGGACCGTTTCAAG GATGCAGACAAGAAACAACTTGGTACAATCGGTGAGGAGGTGAAGCAGTTGGCTCAAAGAGCAAGGGATAACAGAGAAGCAAACAACAGCTCTTCTACTAGTGCAAGCATTAAAAAATCCGCTAAAAACACTGTTCAG ATACTTGTGAAATTTTGTGGAGCAACTATTCCTGTTCAGGAGAACCTTGACATATTAAGTGCAAATATGCTAATCGATCATGTTTGCCGGTGTGCGGGAGTTAGTCTCACTGATCTCTATTCGACCTTCTGTGGAAGAATTCTGGAGCCGAATAAAGTTTTGTCATATTATCAACTCCAGAAGGATTCTATGGTTTATATTAATCCTAGACTACGAGGTGGCAG TGCTGGTCGTAAAAACTGGGATGATGTAATCATTACTCTGAATGTCTACCACGGTGTGGCTTTGCCATGGGACCTACTTCTCCCCTGTCAGAGTCCAGCAATGAAAGTGTGGTACCTGGATCATCCACTACAGGTTCGGTGTCAAAAGGTGCTTATATACCTTGGCAGAAAACATTACGTTGGAATTTGTTTCGGAGGCTTCACTTCCAAGCAAATTTTCTTTGATGCCGATGGTAATGCGCATATTGATGCTGCTCCTCAAGAGTATAGTCAAGAACTTGCCTTATTGGATTATGGTGcagtttctggaatatttgacgATGCCTTAGAAGCTGGAATTAACAAATATCCAACCTATTTCTATAATCTTATCAGTTTCCTGTCAAATTGTCCTGCTGTTGATTTTCGAAGTAAGGCTGTGATTGCTTTTGTCACGAATCACCCCTCGCTGTTAACATATTCTCGAAGAATTCAGATCACTGCAGTTCTCGATATGTTGCTTACAAGGCTCAGTAAAGATGATTCAGAGGCCTTGATAAATATGCTTGAAAATTTCTCTTGGGGGAGCAGGTTGGATAAGGTTCCTGCAATGTACCACACGTATTACTTTCACTGGTGGTATGCTAGAGATGGGAGCATATGTACCCCTTATAAGGATAATGGAGTCAGCTTGCTCAAATTCTCTAACAACTTTTTCAAGCATCACAAT GGCTTCTCTCTAGAAGAGCGGGATGCAGCGTTTGCGTTGGCGACGAAGCATAAAAACTATCTAGCTCAGCtactgttttccattcttataacATTCAAAGACCCAAATAAGCCATGCCCTCCATCTGTTCAGGCTTTTATTGATGAAGTGATTGTAAT GCTAGGGGATCACACGGTCGATTGCGAGATTGCCCAAACTTGA
- the LOC123186970 gene encoding uncharacterized protein → MAPPMVLLDREVELCDEEAGIYEGPVRCSWGLPARSSAEGPGKLIHAVAEYLQTFKAQPLVADPPELSSLNIRPPKSAPVPPTAGLESGRISSADKHLVALYAGGYRPGYSLPGGYLIYDASNDSISAIPCIPPGTCRTTAMGFQSAVVMCGATGEGGYLLAELVWVCTQDSQAALWLWESSAKQWDVKLRDLPLPPGTTAFNFSVHSCFSFGGSFLCWVDLHRGMLLCDLRKDCNFSFIELPQGPPDYDASDYPHGPCAEEFRSVACVHGSVKFLAFNTFVEREPGETFGLAVWTLSPDHSAWSRSYKCSFGDIWANANFQSAGLGQLSPSFPVLSIHQDGVVYLVVNDTSAVGRRLVFNARYLLRVDMGSNNDVQVYQQKTTRIRSQLFASEFSAHRRQEHPRDGI, encoded by the exons ATGGCCCCTCCGATGGTTCTGCTCGACCGCGAGGTTGAGTTGTGCGACGAGGAGGCGGGGATCTACGAAGGGCCAGTCCGCTGCTCGTGGGGACTACCAGCAAGAAGCTCAGCCGAGGGCCCGGGAAAGTTGATTCATGCAGTCGCGGAGTACCTGCAGACATTCAAAGCCCAGCCGCTCGTCGCCGATCCGCCGGAACTCTCCTCCCTCAACATACGGCCGCCGAAATCCGCCCCGGTCCCGCCGACAGCCGGCCTGGAATCGGGCCGCATCTCCAGCGCAGACAAGCACCTGGTCGCCCTCTACGCCGGAGGCTACCGCCCTGGCTACAGCTTGCCGGGGGGCTATCTCATCTACGACGCCAGCAACGACTCCATCTCCGCCATCCCTTGCATCCCCCCCGGCACCTGCAGGACTACAGCCATGGGGTTCCAGTCGGCCGTCGTCATGTGCGGCGCCACCGGGGAAGGCGGTTACCTTCTTGCTGAGCTCGTCTGGGTCTGTACACAAGACTCCCAAGCCGCGCTCTGGCTGTGGGAGTCGTCCGCCAAACAATGGGACGTCAAGCTCAGGGACCTGCCCCTTCCACCCGGCACCACCGCCTTCAACTTCTCCGTCCACTCGTGCTTCTCTTTTGGGGGCTCTTTCCTCTGCTGGGTGGATCTACACCGTGGCATGTTGCTCTGTGATCTGCGCAAGGACTGCAACTTCAGCTTCATTGAGTTGCCCCAAGGACCTCCAGACTATGATGCCTCCGATTATCCACACGGCCCCTGCGCTGAGGAGTTCCGTTCCGTGGCCTGTGTTCATGGCTCCGTCAAGTTCCTCGCCTTCAATACATTTGTTGAACGCGAGCCCGGCGAAACATTTGGACTGGCCGTCTGGACTCTGTCGCCTGACCACTCAGCGTGGAGCAGAAGCTACAAGTGCAGCTTTGGAGACATCTGGGCTAACGCCAACTTCCAGTCTGCTGGTTTGGGACAGCTTTCTCCGTCGTTCCCTGTCCTGAGCATCCATCAAGACGGCGTCGTCTACCTAGTCGTAAATGATACCAGTGCGGTGGGTCGTCGACTAGTGTTCAACGCCCGGTACTTGCTTCGTGTCGACATGGGGAGTAACAACGATGTCCAGGTCTATCAACAGAAGACGACGCGTATTCGTTCCCAGCTCTTTGCAAGTGAGTTCAGTGCGCACCGACGACAGGAGCACCCG AGAGATGGAATCTAG